The following are from one region of the Stanieria cyanosphaera PCC 7437 genome:
- the ppsA gene encoding phosphoenolpyruvate synthase: protein MINIATDKHQSTNKEISFVLWFEEVGIQDIPLVGGKNASLGEMIQQLTPKGVNVPTGFATTAYAYRYFITQAELEPKLRQIFADLDVDDVNNLRIRGKQARALILNTPFPEELELAISTAYFKLCERYGARADFCDRFDSEYRDKCREFSYDVDVAVRSSATAEDLPDASFAGQQETYLNVNGVKNVLESCHKCFASIFTDRAISYRTIKGFDHFDIALSVGVQKMVRSDLASSGVMFSIDTETGFKNAALVTAAYGLGENVVQGAVNPDEFFVFKPTLQQGFQPILSKRLGSKEIKMIYDVGGTKLTKNVSVSESERCKYAISDEEVLTLAKWACIIEDHYSQVRNTYTPMDIEWAKDGQTGELFIVQARPETVQSQKTENVLRNYKLNGTSNVLVTGRAVGESIGQGSARVILDVHKIDQFQPGEVLVTNRTDPDWEPIMKKASAIVTNQGGRTCHAAIIAREMGIPAIVGCSTATGNIKTGQPVTVSCSEGEEGKVYEGLVPFEVEETKLDNLPQLRTQILMNIGNPEEAFSLAAIPCDGVGLARLEFIIANHIKVHPLALMHFAQLEDTCVKHEIAQLTRLYDHKPDFFVDKLTQGIGNIAAAFYPKPVIVRMSDFKSNEYANLLGGKQFEPKEENPMIGWRGASRYYDPKYNQAFGLECQALKRVRDEMGLTNLIPMIPFCRTPDEGRKVLEEMAKYGLKRGENELQIYVMCEVPSNVILADEFSEIFDGFSIGSNDLTQLTLGLDRDSALVAHIFDERNQAVKQMVRMVIEKAKKNGRKIGICGQAPSDYPEFARFLVELGIDSISLNPDSVLKTYLDLAEVESKVQN, encoded by the coding sequence ATGATTAATATCGCTACAGACAAGCACCAATCAACCAACAAAGAAATATCTTTTGTGCTGTGGTTTGAAGAAGTAGGCATTCAAGATATTCCTTTAGTTGGAGGCAAAAACGCTTCATTAGGGGAAATGATTCAACAACTCACTCCCAAGGGAGTGAATGTTCCTACAGGATTTGCTACTACTGCTTATGCTTATCGTTATTTTATTACTCAAGCAGAATTAGAGCCAAAATTAAGGCAGATTTTTGCTGATTTAGATGTAGACGATGTTAACAATCTGCGAATTAGAGGTAAACAAGCTAGAGCGTTAATTCTTAATACTCCTTTTCCAGAAGAATTAGAATTAGCTATTTCTACGGCTTATTTTAAACTTTGTGAACGCTATGGAGCGAGAGCCGATTTTTGCGATCGCTTTGACTCCGAATATCGAGATAAATGTCGAGAATTCAGTTACGATGTCGATGTCGCTGTCCGTTCTAGTGCCACGGCTGAAGACTTACCCGATGCTAGTTTTGCAGGACAACAAGAAACCTATCTCAACGTCAACGGAGTTAAAAACGTCCTAGAATCGTGTCATAAATGTTTTGCTTCTATTTTTACAGACCGAGCTATTTCCTATCGAACGATTAAAGGTTTCGATCATTTTGACATTGCTCTCTCCGTCGGCGTACAAAAGATGGTGCGGTCAGATCTTGCCTCTTCTGGGGTCATGTTTTCGATTGATACCGAAACAGGTTTTAAAAACGCTGCCTTAGTCACTGCTGCTTATGGATTAGGCGAAAATGTTGTTCAAGGCGCAGTCAACCCCGATGAATTCTTTGTCTTTAAACCTACTCTACAACAAGGTTTTCAGCCCATTCTATCCAAACGATTGGGTAGCAAAGAAATCAAAATGATTTACGATGTGGGAGGCACCAAATTAACGAAAAATGTTTCTGTCTCTGAGTCCGAAAGATGCAAGTATGCTATTAGCGATGAAGAAGTTCTAACCCTAGCCAAATGGGCTTGTATTATTGAAGACCATTATTCCCAAGTCCGTAATACTTACACCCCAATGGACATCGAATGGGCAAAGGATGGACAAACAGGAGAACTCTTTATCGTCCAAGCTCGTCCCGAAACTGTCCAATCCCAAAAAACGGAAAATGTTCTACGCAACTATAAGTTAAACGGAACGAGTAACGTTTTAGTTACTGGACGTGCAGTTGGAGAAAGTATCGGACAAGGATCGGCTCGTGTTATTTTAGACGTTCACAAAATCGATCAATTCCAACCAGGAGAAGTTTTAGTCACCAATAGAACCGATCCTGACTGGGAACCGATCATGAAAAAAGCCAGTGCGATCGTCACCAACCAAGGCGGAAGAACCTGTCACGCTGCTATTATTGCCCGTGAAATGGGAATACCTGCGATCGTTGGTTGCAGTACCGCAACAGGCAACATTAAAACTGGTCAACCTGTAACTGTATCCTGTTCCGAAGGAGAAGAAGGCAAAGTTTATGAAGGTTTAGTTCCCTTTGAAGTAGAAGAAACTAAACTAGATAACTTACCGCAACTGCGTACCCAAATTTTGATGAATATTGGCAACCCTGAAGAAGCCTTTAGTTTAGCTGCAATTCCCTGTGACGGAGTTGGTTTAGCCAGACTAGAGTTTATTATTGCCAATCACATCAAAGTCCATCCTCTAGCTTTGATGCACTTCGCTCAATTAGAAGATACCTGCGTTAAACACGAAATTGCCCAACTAACTCGTCTTTATGACCATAAACCTGATTTCTTCGTTGATAAATTGACCCAAGGTATTGGTAATATTGCAGCAGCATTTTATCCCAAACCTGTAATTGTCAGGATGTCGGACTTCAAGAGTAATGAATATGCTAATCTTCTCGGTGGCAAACAATTTGAACCCAAAGAAGAAAACCCGATGATTGGTTGGCGTGGCGCATCTCGTTACTACGATCCAAAATACAATCAAGCTTTTGGTTTGGAATGTCAGGCACTCAAACGAGTTCGAGACGAAATGGGTTTAACTAATCTAATCCCGATGATTCCTTTCTGTCGGACTCCCGATGAAGGACGTAAAGTTCTCGAAGAAATGGCAAAATACGGCTTGAAACGAGGTGAAAACGAGTTACAAATTTACGTCATGTGCGAAGTACCCAGTAACGTCATCCTCGCGGATGAATTCAGTGAAATCTTTGACGGTTTCTCGATTGGTTCAAACGATCTAACTCAATTAACTCTAGGATTAGACCGAGATTCTGCGTTAGTTGCTCATATTTTTGACGAACGCAACCAAGCAGTTAAACAAATGGTCAGGATGGTAATTGAAAAAGCGAAGAAAAATGGTCGTAAAATCGGTATTTGCGGTCAAGCACCTAGTGATTATCCAGAATTTGCTCGTTTCTTAGTTGAATTGGGTATTGATTCGATTAGTTTGAATCCTGATTCTGTCTTGAAAACTTATCTAGATCTTGCGGAGGTAGAATCGAAAGTTCAAAATTAA
- a CDS encoding phosphatidate cytidylyltransferase — protein sequence MLWSRVLSGIVAIALALGMIVLGGWYFSLGIGILIFLAQLEYFRLVRAKGIEPAAKTTLVVSQLLLITAAVAPNLTDAMFPLAGTFICFYLLFQPKIATIADISSSILGLFYGGYLPSYWVRLRVSLPNTISNSNLPFDGYWPDSWTDPSKFPFALTLTFLVMACIWAADIGAYTMGKHFGRTRLSEISPKKTVEGAIFGVLGSLIVAEVGAWYFHLPAWQFSGLLLGTLIGISSLLGDLTESMMKRDAGVKDSGQLIPGHGGILDRTDSYVFTAPLVYYFVTLLLPLLAN from the coding sequence ATGCTTTGGTCTCGTGTTTTGAGTGGAATAGTAGCGATCGCTCTAGCTCTAGGAATGATTGTTCTAGGCGGATGGTATTTTAGTCTAGGTATTGGTATTTTAATTTTTTTAGCCCAACTGGAATATTTTCGCTTGGTTCGAGCTAAGGGAATTGAACCTGCTGCCAAAACGACTTTAGTAGTCTCTCAGTTACTGCTAATTACTGCTGCTGTTGCCCCTAATTTAACTGATGCAATGTTTCCCTTAGCAGGGACTTTTATTTGTTTTTACTTACTCTTTCAACCTAAAATAGCGACGATCGCAGATATTTCTAGCTCGATTTTGGGTTTATTTTATGGCGGATATCTTCCTAGTTATTGGGTACGTTTGCGAGTCAGTTTACCCAATACAATTAGTAACAGTAATCTTCCTTTTGATGGATATTGGCCTGATTCTTGGACAGATCCTAGTAAATTTCCTTTTGCTTTAACGCTCACGTTTTTAGTCATGGCTTGTATTTGGGCAGCAGATATTGGTGCTTATACAATGGGAAAACATTTTGGTCGTACTAGATTATCAGAAATCAGTCCTAAAAAAACCGTAGAAGGGGCTATTTTTGGTGTACTAGGTAGTTTAATAGTGGCGGAAGTGGGTGCTTGGTATTTTCATTTACCTGCTTGGCAGTTTAGTGGTTTGTTGTTAGGGACATTAATTGGGATTTCTAGTCTTTTAGGAGATTTAACTGAATCAATGATGAAGCGAGATGCAGGGGTTAAAGATTCGGGGCAATTAATTCCTGGGCATGGAGGTATTTTAGATCGTACTGATAGTTATGTGTTTACTGCTCCTTTAGTTTATTATTTTGTAACTTTATTATTACCTTTACTTGCTAATTGA
- the cbiT gene encoding precorrin-6Y C5,15-methyltransferase subunit CbiT, producing MLWPYNTPGIPDNLFEQLPGIPLSKREVRLLLISSLRMKPDSVLWDIGAGTGTIPVEIGLLCPQGKIIAVERDEEVANLIKRNCNLFDVNNIQVIEGSAPDCLQKLAPLPDRICLEGGKPIKDIILQAWEYLQPGGRIVATASNLESLYTISEGLAQLQARNIEVVQSAVNRLETRGIHQVFAAVNPMFILSGEKL from the coding sequence ATGCTTTGGCCTTATAATACTCCCGGTATTCCTGATAACTTATTTGAGCAATTACCTGGCATTCCTCTAAGTAAAAGAGAAGTGAGATTGCTGTTAATTTCTTCACTCAGAATGAAACCTGATTCCGTCTTGTGGGATATTGGAGCAGGTACAGGTACTATTCCTGTAGAAATTGGTTTACTTTGTCCTCAAGGAAAAATTATTGCCGTAGAAAGAGATGAAGAAGTAGCTAATTTGATCAAAAGAAACTGCAATCTGTTTGATGTCAATAATATTCAAGTTATTGAAGGTAGTGCGCCTGATTGTTTACAAAAATTAGCCCCTTTACCAGATAGGATTTGTCTTGAAGGAGGTAAACCAATTAAGGATATTATTTTACAAGCTTGGGAATACTTACAGCCAGGAGGAAGAATTGTAGCTACAGCAAGTAACCTAGAAAGCTTATATACTATTTCTGAAGGTTTAGCTCAATTGCAAGCGCGTAACATTGAAGTAGTCCAATCAGCAGTCAATCGTTTAGAAACTCGCGGGATTCATCAAGTTTTTGCAGCAGTTAATCCGATGTTTATTTTAAGCGGAGAAAAATTATAA
- a CDS encoding aminotransferase class I/II-fold pyridoxal phosphate-dependent enzyme, with product MKISNFSCLSQSQTPLVDCLKSLSQQPDAAFYAPGHKKGQGIASNLTDILGNSVFKVDLPELPQLDNLFAPEGVIKEAQHLAAELFGAQQTWFLINGSTCGIIAAILATCKTGDKIILPRNIHQSAIAGLILSGAIPIFINPEYDSQQDLAYSITSVSLKQTLQQHPDTKAVMVLYPTYQGVGGDLAAIAQITHQYDIPLLVDEAHGAHFAFHPDLPPSALSLGADLTVQSTHKVLSAMTQASMLHLQGNRIAPSRISQALQLLQSTSPNYILLASLDAARQQMALSGDRLMNQTLELAAIARKQLSAIPGISCLELIPSPGFSYLDPTRLTVNVTQLGLTGYEADEILDQQLGVTAELPLLKHLTFIISLGNTTEDINQLVNAFKTLSLSPSPFIHFSPTPLFSLAPLSLSPREAFFATSETIAIKKSSGRICAELICPYPPGIPILMPGEIITSEAIDYLQTVLTLGGKISGCSDPNLTTIQVIN from the coding sequence CCTGATGCTGCATTTTATGCACCAGGACATAAAAAAGGACAAGGAATTGCTAGTAATTTGACTGATATTTTGGGAAATTCGGTATTTAAAGTAGATTTACCAGAATTACCTCAATTAGATAATTTATTTGCGCCAGAAGGAGTAATTAAGGAAGCACAACATTTAGCAGCAGAACTTTTTGGCGCACAACAAACTTGGTTTTTGATTAATGGTTCTACTTGCGGAATTATCGCAGCAATTTTAGCTACTTGTAAAACAGGGGATAAAATCATTCTACCGCGAAACATTCATCAATCTGCGATCGCGGGTTTAATTCTTTCTGGTGCGATACCCATTTTTATTAATCCCGAATATGATTCTCAACAAGATTTAGCTTACAGTATTACTTCAGTAAGTCTAAAACAAACCCTACAGCAACATCCAGATACCAAAGCAGTAATGGTGTTATATCCCACCTATCAAGGAGTTGGTGGAGATTTAGCGGCGATCGCTCAAATTACTCATCAGTATGATATTCCTTTGCTCGTTGATGAGGCACATGGAGCGCATTTTGCTTTTCATCCCGATTTACCTCCTTCTGCTTTGAGTTTGGGTGCAGACTTAACCGTACAATCAACTCATAAGGTTTTAAGTGCCATGACTCAAGCTTCGATGCTGCATCTACAAGGTAATCGAATAGCACCAAGTAGAATTAGTCAAGCTTTACAGTTATTACAATCAACCAGTCCCAATTATATTTTGTTAGCCTCCCTCGATGCTGCCAGACAACAAATGGCCTTATCAGGCGATCGCTTGATGAATCAAACTTTAGAGTTAGCAGCAATAGCTCGAAAACAATTGTCCGCCATACCAGGAATATCATGTTTAGAATTGATCCCTAGTCCTGGTTTTAGCTATCTCGATCCAACCAGACTAACAGTTAACGTTACTCAACTAGGTTTAACTGGGTATGAAGCGGATGAAATTTTAGATCAACAGTTAGGAGTAACTGCGGAACTACCCTTATTAAAACATCTGACCTTCATCATTTCCCTCGGTAATACCACTGAAGACATTAATCAGCTAGTTAATGCGTTTAAAACTCTCTCCCTTTCTCCTTCCCCCTTTATTCATTTTTCTCCTACTCCCCTCTTCTCCCTTGCCCCTCTTTCTCTTTCCCCTAGAGAAGCTTTTTTTGCTACTAGTGAAACTATTGCTATTAAAAAGTCTAGCGGACGCATTTGTGCCGAATTAATTTGTCCCTATCCACCAGGAATTCCAATTTTGATGCCAGGAGAAATTATTACCTCCGAAGCGATCGATTATTTACAAACAGTTCTTACTCTCGGTGGTAAAATTTCAGGTTGTAGCGATCCTAATTTAACCACGATTCAAGTTATTAATTAA